Proteins encoded within one genomic window of Empedobacter falsenii:
- a CDS encoding rhodanese-like domain-containing protein — translation MLGKIIDWIKNRNRIIKMTTVEAINNANVTLVDVREPFELDTDGFVPNAINIPLGEVPTRVEEFKEMSRPIVVFCRSGNRSGQAAQYLQAQGVDEIFNGGGFQDVLDVLEK, via the coding sequence AAAAAATAGAAATAGAATTATTAAAATGACAACAGTTGAAGCAATAAACAATGCTAATGTAACATTAGTAGATGTTCGCGAGCCTTTTGAATTGGATACAGATGGATTTGTTCCAAATGCGATCAATATTCCATTAGGAGAAGTTCCTACGAGAGTAGAGGAGTTTAAAGAAATGTCAAGACCTATTGTGGTTTTTTGTAGAAGTGGTAACCGTTCTGGTCAAGCTGCACAATATTTACAAGCACAAGGTGTAGACGAAATTTTTAATGGAGGAGGTTTTCAGGATGTCTTAGATGTTTTGGAGAAATAA